One genomic window of Pseudomonas chlororaphis subsp. piscium includes the following:
- a CDS encoding 5-guanidino-2-oxopentanoate decarboxylase, whose amino-acid sequence MHSTTLTGGQALVRLLANYGVDTVFGIPGVHTLELYRGLPGSGIRHVLTRHEQGAGFMADGYARVSGKPGVCFVITGPGVTNAATAIGQAYADSIPMLVISSVNHTASLGKGWGCLHETQDQRAMTAPITAFSAVALSAEDLPELIARAYAVFDSERPRPVHISVPLDVLAAPVARDWSAEVRRRPGRGVPTVQALDQAAAKLQAARRPMIIAGGGALDAAQELQQLSTRLAAPFFSSVAGKGLLAPQAPLNAGSTLCVEPGWQLVGEADVVLAVGTEMADTDYWRERLPLNAELLRVDIDPRKFNDFYPCALALQGDARQTVAALLQRLAPTPRDATAAIEAVARLRAAVRAGHGPLQLIHQAILERVAAELPEQAFVSSDMTQLAYTGNYLFASRAPRSWLHPTGYGTLGYGLPAGIGATFGAPQRPGLVLVGDGGFLYTAQELATAVEELDSPLVILLWNNDALGQIRDDMLGLDIEPVGVLPRNPDFAALGRAFGCTVAQPQSLDQLQNELRSGFRRNGVTLIELKHACAR is encoded by the coding sequence ATGCACAGCACTACCTTGACCGGCGGCCAGGCCCTGGTACGCCTGCTCGCCAACTACGGCGTCGATACGGTATTCGGCATCCCCGGCGTGCACACGCTGGAGCTGTATCGCGGCTTGCCCGGCAGCGGCATCCGCCATGTCCTGACCCGTCACGAGCAGGGCGCGGGTTTCATGGCCGACGGTTATGCCCGGGTCAGCGGCAAGCCGGGGGTGTGTTTCGTCATCACCGGCCCCGGCGTGACCAATGCCGCGACCGCCATCGGCCAGGCCTACGCCGACTCGATCCCGATGCTGGTGATTTCCAGCGTCAATCACACCGCCAGCCTCGGCAAGGGCTGGGGCTGCCTGCACGAAACCCAGGACCAGCGGGCGATGACCGCGCCGATCACCGCGTTCTCCGCGGTGGCCCTGAGTGCCGAGGACCTGCCCGAGCTGATTGCCCGCGCCTACGCGGTGTTCGACAGCGAGCGCCCGCGGCCGGTGCATATCTCGGTGCCACTGGATGTGCTGGCCGCGCCGGTGGCTCGGGACTGGAGCGCTGAAGTGCGGCGCCGCCCGGGCCGCGGTGTGCCGACGGTGCAGGCCCTGGATCAGGCGGCGGCCAAGCTGCAGGCTGCCCGGCGGCCGATGATCATCGCCGGCGGCGGCGCGCTCGATGCGGCGCAGGAGTTGCAACAGCTCAGCACACGCCTGGCCGCGCCATTTTTCAGCAGTGTCGCCGGCAAGGGCCTGCTGGCACCCCAGGCGCCGCTGAACGCCGGCTCGACCCTGTGTGTCGAGCCGGGCTGGCAACTGGTCGGCGAAGCCGATGTGGTGCTGGCCGTGGGCACCGAGATGGCCGATACCGACTATTGGCGCGAGCGCCTGCCGCTGAACGCCGAGTTGCTGCGGGTGGATATCGACCCGCGCAAGTTCAATGACTTCTACCCCTGTGCGTTGGCCTTGCAGGGCGACGCCCGGCAGACCGTCGCGGCCCTGTTGCAGCGCCTGGCGCCAACGCCCCGGGACGCGACGGCGGCCATCGAGGCCGTGGCGCGGCTGCGCGCGGCGGTACGCGCCGGCCATGGTCCCCTGCAGCTGATCCACCAGGCGATTCTCGAGCGGGTGGCCGCGGAGCTGCCGGAGCAGGCCTTTGTCAGCAGCGACATGACCCAGCTGGCCTACACCGGCAACTACCTGTTCGCCAGTCGGGCGCCGCGCAGCTGGTTGCACCCGACCGGCTACGGCACCCTGGGTTATGGACTGCCGGCGGGGATCGGCGCCACGTTCGGCGCGCCGCAGCGGCCCGGGCTGGTGCTGGTCGGCGACGGCGGCTTTCTTTACACCGCGCAGGAGCTGGCGACCGCCGTCGAGGAACTGGACAGCCCGCTGGTGATACTGCTGTGGAACAACGACGCGCTGGGGCAGATCCGCGACGACATGCTCGGCCTGGATATCGAACCGGTCGGCGTGTTGCCGCGCAATCCGGATTTCGCCGCGCTGGGCCGCGCCTTCGGTTGCACCGTGGCCCAGCCGCAGAGCCTGGATCAATTGCAGAACGAGTTGCGCAGCGGCTTTCGCCGCAACGGCGTGACCCTGATCGAACTCAAGCACGCTTGTGCGCGCTGA
- a CDS encoding aldehyde dehydrogenase family protein → MRDYNRLFIDGAWRLPSGQGRAEVADPATEQVVGRVPLGDERDVDNAVAAARRAFGPWSRTPSAVRAGYIRALAGQLRQRADEMAALITAELGMPVQWCRAVQVDGPIVGLEQYVGLAGAMDEVREVGNSLVVREPVGVCAFINPWNYPLHQLIGKLAPALAAGCTVVLKPSQETPLHAFLLAEMIEAIGLPAGVFNLVSGPGSKVGEALARHPDVDMLSFTGSTGAGVRVAQAAAPSVKRVCLELGGKSPLLIGEDADLAAAVRYGVQDVMINSGQTCTALTRMLLPARRYAEALELAVEEARSLRMGDPRDPRSFLGPMCSASQRRTVEAYIQLGQQEGARLLWGGAAQYERGHYVAPTLFADVDNRMRIAQEEIFGPVLCLIPYADEDQAVALANDSPFGLSSGVWAASPERALGLARQLRAGQCFINGAAFNYQAPFGGYKQSGNGREWGEEGLAEFVEIKAIQR, encoded by the coding sequence ATGCGTGATTACAACCGACTGTTCATCGATGGGGCCTGGCGCCTGCCGTCGGGGCAAGGCAGGGCCGAGGTCGCCGACCCGGCCACCGAGCAGGTGGTCGGTAGGGTCCCTCTGGGCGACGAGCGCGATGTCGATAACGCCGTGGCCGCGGCCCGGCGCGCCTTCGGCCCATGGTCGCGAACGCCGTCGGCGGTGCGTGCCGGTTATATCCGGGCGCTGGCCGGGCAGTTGCGCCAGCGGGCCGACGAGATGGCCGCGCTGATCACCGCCGAACTGGGCATGCCGGTGCAGTGGTGCCGTGCGGTGCAGGTCGACGGGCCGATCGTCGGGTTGGAGCAGTACGTCGGACTCGCCGGGGCGATGGATGAAGTGCGCGAGGTCGGCAACTCGCTGGTGGTCCGCGAACCCGTGGGCGTCTGCGCCTTTATCAACCCCTGGAACTATCCGTTGCATCAACTGATCGGCAAGCTCGCGCCGGCCTTGGCGGCGGGCTGCACGGTGGTGCTCAAGCCGAGCCAGGAAACGCCGCTGCATGCCTTTCTGCTGGCCGAAATGATCGAGGCCATCGGCCTGCCGGCCGGGGTGTTCAACCTGGTCAGCGGGCCGGGCTCGAAGGTCGGCGAAGCCCTGGCCCGGCACCCGGACGTCGACATGCTGTCGTTCACCGGCTCCACCGGCGCCGGGGTGCGCGTGGCTCAGGCCGCGGCGCCGTCGGTGAAGCGGGTGTGCCTGGAGCTGGGCGGCAAGTCGCCGCTGTTGATCGGTGAGGATGCCGACCTGGCCGCGGCGGTGCGGTATGGCGTGCAGGACGTGATGATCAACTCCGGCCAGACCTGCACCGCGCTGACCCGCATGCTGCTGCCGGCCCGGCGTTATGCCGAGGCGTTGGAGCTGGCGGTGGAAGAGGCGCGGAGCCTGCGCATGGGCGACCCTCGGGACCCACGGAGTTTTCTCGGGCCGATGTGCTCGGCCTCCCAGCGCCGCACCGTGGAGGCCTACATCCAGCTCGGCCAGCAGGAAGGCGCGCGCCTGCTGTGGGGCGGTGCGGCGCAGTACGAGCGGGGCCATTATGTCGCGCCGACCCTGTTCGCCGATGTCGACAACCGCATGCGCATCGCCCAGGAGGAAATCTTCGGCCCGGTGCTGTGCCTGATTCCCTATGCCGACGAAGACCAGGCCGTCGCCCTGGCCAACGATTCACCGTTCGGCCTGTCCAGCGGGGTCTGGGCCGCCAGCCCCGAGCGCGCCTTGGGCCTGGCCCGGCAACTGCGCGCCGGGCAGTGCTTCATCAACGGTGCGGCGTTCAATTATCAGGCGCCGTTCGGTGGCTACAAGCAGTCCGGCAACGGTCGCGAATGGGGTGAGGAGGGCCTGGCCGAGTTTGTCGAAATCAAGGCCATCCAGCGCTGA
- a CDS encoding DUF4242 domain-containing protein, producing the protein MPKFVIERDFPGAGALSAQDLQGIAQKSCEVLDEMGPQVQWLHSYVTGDKIYCVYIAPNEELIREHARQGGFPADRVSRVTSIIDPTTAE; encoded by the coding sequence ATGCCTAAATTTGTGATTGAACGCGATTTTCCGGGCGCTGGAGCGCTGTCGGCGCAGGATCTGCAAGGGATCGCGCAAAAGTCCTGCGAGGTACTCGATGAAATGGGGCCGCAGGTGCAGTGGCTGCACAGCTACGTCACGGGCGACAAAATCTACTGCGTCTATATCGCGCCAAACGAGGAGCTCATCCGGGAGCATGCCCGGCAAGGCGGCTTTCCGGCGGACCGGGTATCGCGGGTGACCTCGATCATCGATCCGACGACAGCGGAGTAG
- a CDS encoding acetate--CoA ligase family protein, whose product MLRDNLKRLLAPRHLAFVGGRSMARALRRCAEGGFQGQMWLVNPQHASLEGIPCVPSVAQLPCGPDAVFVATNRELTLTCVAELAAKGAGGAICYASGFAETGAAGQALQRQLLDAAGNMALLGPNCYGLLDYLHNAALWPVAHGGQPVEKGVAVLTQSGNFAYNLSMSDRSLPVAYMASVGNQAQLGIAELMDVLLDEPRVTAIGLHLEGLKNVPGFARAAYKALEKGIPIVALKTGVSQIGAELALSHTSSLSGSDALYDSLFARLGVIRVSGPVSFVETLKAAACGKLPAGDSLVALACSGGDAGLIADYAERNELSLVKFDDSQCAELSQVLPAYANLVNPLDFTTAIWGDGEALDRMLDSALRSPADAAMLVLDYPASFTGERQECDLLLELYCAALERHGKSGFVTSAFPELLPASARERLHARGVAALQGVEDALAAWARIARYQTTRQALLDLGEAALTPLCPQALPGSLPGGGRLLDEWQSKQALQVFGLPIPSGVLSTPDDALQAAQALGYPLVLKAVSTQLPHKTEVGAVALNLGSPAALKGALEQMGARIAACAPQVPFAQVLLEPMASAPLAELIVGIKRENDFALALVIGAGGVLVELLQDSRSLLLPTTDGAIRAAVLSLRSAVLLQGFRGREPADLDALVAAIRAVADYACENAEQLLELDVNPLLVGARGTLAVDALIRLGHA is encoded by the coding sequence ATTCTTCGCGACAACCTCAAACGTCTGCTCGCGCCGCGCCACCTGGCCTTTGTCGGTGGTCGCAGCATGGCCCGGGCGCTGCGGCGCTGTGCCGAAGGCGGTTTTCAGGGCCAGATGTGGCTGGTCAACCCGCAGCATGCCAGCCTCGAAGGCATACCCTGCGTTCCCAGCGTGGCCCAGCTGCCCTGTGGCCCGGATGCGGTGTTCGTTGCCACCAACCGGGAGCTGACCCTGACCTGCGTCGCCGAGCTGGCGGCCAAGGGCGCGGGCGGGGCGATCTGCTATGCCTCGGGCTTTGCCGAGACCGGCGCCGCGGGCCAGGCCCTGCAACGCCAGTTGCTCGACGCCGCCGGCAACATGGCCCTGCTGGGCCCCAACTGCTATGGCTTGCTCGACTATCTGCACAACGCGGCGCTGTGGCCGGTGGCCCATGGCGGCCAGCCGGTGGAGAAGGGCGTGGCGGTGCTGACCCAGAGCGGCAACTTCGCCTACAACCTGTCGATGAGCGACCGCTCCTTGCCGGTGGCCTACATGGCCTCGGTGGGTAACCAGGCGCAGCTGGGCATCGCCGAGCTGATGGACGTGCTGCTCGACGAGCCGCGGGTGACTGCCATCGGCCTGCACCTGGAAGGCCTGAAAAACGTGCCCGGCTTTGCCAGGGCGGCGTACAAGGCGCTGGAGAAGGGCATTCCGATCGTGGCGCTGAAAACCGGGGTGTCGCAGATCGGCGCTGAACTGGCCTTGAGTCACACCAGTTCGCTGTCCGGTTCCGATGCGCTGTACGACAGCCTGTTCGCCCGTCTCGGGGTGATCCGCGTCAGCGGCCCGGTGAGTTTCGTCGAGACCCTCAAGGCCGCCGCCTGCGGCAAGCTGCCGGCGGGCGACAGCCTGGTGGCGCTGGCCTGCTCCGGTGGCGATGCCGGGTTGATCGCCGACTATGCCGAGCGCAACGAGTTGAGCCTGGTCAAGTTCGATGACAGCCAGTGCGCCGAACTGTCCCAGGTGTTGCCCGCTTACGCCAACCTGGTCAACCCGCTGGATTTCACCACTGCGATCTGGGGCGATGGCGAGGCCTTGGACCGCATGCTCGACAGTGCCCTGCGCAGCCCAGCCGACGCGGCCATGCTGGTGCTCGATTACCCGGCGTCATTCACCGGCGAGCGCCAGGAGTGCGACCTGCTGCTGGAGCTTTACTGCGCGGCGCTGGAGCGCCACGGCAAGAGCGGTTTCGTCACCTCGGCCTTTCCCGAACTGCTGCCGGCCAGTGCCCGTGAGCGTTTGCACGCCCGGGGTGTGGCGGCCTTGCAGGGGGTGGAGGACGCCCTGGCGGCCTGGGCGCGCATCGCGCGTTATCAAACGACCCGCCAGGCCCTGCTGGACCTCGGCGAGGCGGCGCTGACGCCCCTGTGCCCGCAGGCCTTGCCGGGCTCCTTGCCAGGGGGCGGGCGGCTGCTCGACGAGTGGCAATCGAAACAGGCCTTGCAGGTCTTCGGCCTGCCGATCCCCAGCGGGGTCTTGAGCACCCCGGACGATGCCCTGCAAGCGGCCCAGGCGCTGGGTTACCCGCTGGTACTCAAGGCGGTCAGCACGCAGTTGCCGCACAAGACCGAGGTCGGTGCCGTGGCGCTGAACCTGGGCTCTCCGGCGGCGTTGAAGGGGGCGCTGGAGCAGATGGGCGCACGGATCGCCGCCTGCGCTCCGCAGGTGCCGTTCGCCCAGGTGCTGCTGGAACCCATGGCCAGTGCGCCGTTGGCCGAGCTGATCGTCGGCATCAAGCGCGAAAACGATTTTGCCCTGGCGCTGGTCATCGGCGCGGGGGGCGTGCTGGTGGAACTGCTCCAGGACAGCCGCAGCCTGTTGCTGCCGACCACCGATGGCGCCATTCGCGCGGCCGTGCTCAGCCTGCGCAGCGCGGTGCTGCTGCAGGGCTTTCGCGGGCGCGAGCCGGCGGACCTCGACGCGCTGGTGGCGGCGATCCGCGCGGTGGCGGACTACGCCTGCGAAAACGCCGAGCAGTTGCTCGAACTCGATGTGAACCCATTGTTGGTCGGTGCCCGGGGCACCCTTGCGGTCGATGCGTTGATACGCCTCGGCCACGCCTGA
- a CDS encoding pyridoxal phosphate-dependent aminotransferase, with product MRFSDLTQRIAGDGAAAWGIHYRALARQEQGEDILLLSVGDPDFDTPAPIVQAAIDSLLSGNTHYTDVRGKRSLRESIARRHRQRSGQQVDADQVMVLAGAQCALFSVAQCLLDPGDEVLVAEPMYVTYEAVFGACGAVVVPVPVRSENGFRVLPEDVAARITPRTRAMALNSPHNPSGASLPRSTWQALAELCIKHDLWLISDEVYSELLFDGEHISPASLAGMAERTATLNSLSKSHAMTGWRLGWVVAPPALAAHLENLALCMLYGSPEFIQDAAVVALDSALPELEAMREAYRQRRDLVCECLADCPGVRALKPDGGMFVMVDIRETGLSAQAFADRLLERHGVSVLAGEAFGPSAAGHIRLGLVLGAAPLREACQRIARCARELLEAAIDA from the coding sequence ATGCGTTTTTCCGATCTGACTCAACGTATCGCCGGTGACGGTGCCGCCGCCTGGGGTATCCACTACCGGGCCCTGGCCAGGCAGGAGCAGGGCGAGGACATCCTGCTGCTGTCGGTCGGCGACCCGGACTTCGACACCCCGGCGCCTATCGTGCAGGCAGCCATCGACAGCCTGCTGTCCGGCAATACCCATTACACCGACGTGCGCGGCAAGCGCAGCCTGCGCGAAAGCATCGCCCGGCGGCATCGGCAGCGCAGCGGCCAGCAGGTCGACGCCGATCAGGTGATGGTGCTGGCCGGTGCCCAATGCGCGCTGTTCAGCGTTGCCCAGTGCCTGCTCGATCCGGGCGACGAGGTGCTGGTCGCCGAGCCGATGTATGTCACCTATGAAGCGGTGTTCGGTGCCTGTGGCGCCGTGGTGGTGCCGGTGCCGGTGCGTTCCGAAAACGGCTTTCGGGTGTTGCCCGAAGACGTCGCCGCGCGCATTACCCCGCGGACCCGGGCCATGGCCCTGAACAGCCCGCACAATCCCTCGGGCGCCAGCTTGCCGCGCAGTACATGGCAGGCCCTGGCCGAGCTGTGTATCAAGCATGACCTGTGGCTGATTTCCGATGAGGTCTACAGCGAACTGCTGTTCGATGGCGAGCACATCAGCCCGGCCAGCCTGGCGGGCATGGCCGAGCGTACGGCGACCCTCAACAGCCTGTCGAAATCCCATGCCATGACGGGGTGGCGGCTGGGCTGGGTGGTCGCGCCGCCGGCGTTGGCGGCGCACCTGGAAAACCTCGCCCTGTGCATGCTCTACGGCTCGCCGGAATTTATCCAGGATGCCGCCGTGGTCGCCCTGGACAGCGCTTTGCCGGAATTGGAGGCCATGCGTGAAGCCTATCGCCAGCGCCGCGACCTGGTCTGTGAATGCCTGGCCGATTGCCCCGGCGTGCGCGCGCTGAAACCCGATGGCGGGATGTTCGTGATGGTCGATATCCGCGAAACCGGGCTCAGCGCCCAGGCGTTCGCCGATCGCCTGCTGGAACGCCATGGGGTGTCGGTGCTGGCCGGCGAAGCCTTCGGCCCCAGCGCCGCCGGGCATATCCGCCTGGGGCTGGTCCTGGGTGCGGCGCCACTGCGCGAGGCCTGCCAGCGGATCGCCCGCTGTGCCCGTGAGTTGCTGGAGGCCGCGATCGATGCGTGA
- a CDS encoding NAD(P)H-dependent oxidoreductase, whose amino-acid sequence MNVLIVHAHPEPQSFTAALRDQALRTLEAQGHQVQVSDLYAMQWNPVASAADFSSRENPDYLVYALEQRLGVKSQSIAADIRQELDKLLWADLLILNFPIFWFSAPAILKGWIDRVLVSGICYGGKRFYDQGGLSGKKALVSVTLGGREHMFGEGAIHGPLNDMLRPILRGTLAYVGFEVLEPFVAWHVPYISDQAREEFLVAYRHRLEQVADDLPIEFPRLSQFDEALYPLG is encoded by the coding sequence ATGAATGTACTGATCGTCCACGCCCATCCCGAGCCGCAATCCTTTACCGCCGCCCTGCGTGACCAGGCGCTGCGCACCCTCGAGGCCCAGGGGCACCAGGTGCAGGTCAGCGACCTGTACGCGATGCAATGGAACCCGGTGGCCAGTGCCGCCGATTTTTCCTCGCGGGAGAATCCCGACTATCTGGTGTACGCGCTGGAACAACGCCTGGGGGTGAAAAGCCAGTCGATCGCCGCGGACATCCGCCAGGAGCTCGACAAGCTGCTGTGGGCGGATCTGCTGATCCTGAATTTTCCGATCTTCTGGTTTTCGGCGCCGGCGATCCTCAAGGGCTGGATCGACCGGGTGCTGGTGTCCGGGATCTGCTATGGCGGCAAGCGTTTCTATGACCAGGGCGGCCTGAGCGGCAAGAAGGCGCTGGTCAGCGTGACCCTGGGCGGTCGCGAGCACATGTTCGGCGAGGGGGCGATCCATGGGCCGCTGAACGACATGTTGCGGCCGATCCTGCGCGGCACCCTGGCCTATGTCGGGTTCGAGGTGCTGGAGCCCTTCGTCGCCTGGCATGTGCCCTATATCAGCGATCAGGCCCGCGAGGAGTTCCTGGTGGCTTATCGGCACCGACTGGAGCAGGTCGCCGACGACCTGCCCATCGAGTTTCCACGTTTGTCGCAGTTCGACGAGGCGCTGTATCCGCTCGGCTGA
- a CDS encoding acyl-CoA dehydrogenase family protein — translation MNFQLSQEQEMLVDAVRSFVAKELLPHEEAVDRADEVPPELAAQIRGKAIAAGFYAFNMPEEVGGGGLDYLSQALIERELSKCSWALHVFVARPSKILMACTGQQIDDYLLPCIQGEKIDCFALTEPGAGSDANAIKTRAVRDGDDFILNGSKHFISHAGHADFAIVFAVTDTYEHNGRKRNAVTSFLVDRGTPGLTIRRGPKCVSNRGYHTFEMFFDDCRVPASKVLGEVGKGWDVANAWLTAGRVMVAANCVGQAQRALDASLQWAADRQQFGQPIGSYQGVSFKLADMATQIRAAELLTLHTAWKMDQGSMTDGEAGMAKLFASEVLGRVADEAVQIFGGMGLMDEGPVERIWRNARIERIWEGTSEIQRHIISRELLRPLLR, via the coding sequence ATGAATTTCCAACTGAGCCAAGAACAAGAAATGTTGGTGGATGCGGTTCGCAGCTTCGTCGCCAAGGAATTGCTGCCCCACGAAGAGGCGGTGGACCGCGCCGACGAAGTCCCCCCGGAGCTGGCCGCGCAGATCCGCGGCAAGGCCATCGCCGCCGGTTTCTATGCCTTCAACATGCCCGAGGAAGTCGGCGGCGGTGGCCTGGACTATCTGTCCCAGGCGCTGATCGAGCGTGAGCTGTCCAAGTGTTCCTGGGCCCTGCATGTGTTTGTCGCACGGCCGTCGAAGATTCTCATGGCCTGCACCGGCCAGCAGATCGACGACTACCTGCTGCCCTGCATCCAGGGCGAGAAGATCGATTGTTTTGCCCTCACCGAACCGGGCGCCGGCTCCGACGCCAACGCGATCAAGACCCGCGCGGTCCGCGACGGCGACGACTTTATCCTCAATGGCAGCAAGCATTTCATCAGCCACGCCGGCCACGCCGATTTCGCGATTGTCTTCGCCGTGACCGACACCTACGAGCACAACGGTCGCAAGCGCAACGCCGTGACCTCCTTCCTGGTGGACCGCGGCACCCCGGGCCTGACCATTCGCCGCGGGCCCAAATGCGTGAGCAACCGCGGTTATCACACCTTCGAGATGTTCTTCGACGACTGCCGAGTGCCGGCGTCCAAGGTGCTGGGCGAAGTCGGCAAGGGCTGGGACGTGGCCAACGCCTGGCTCACCGCCGGCCGCGTGATGGTCGCGGCCAACTGTGTCGGCCAGGCCCAGCGCGCGCTGGATGCATCGCTGCAATGGGCGGCGGATCGCCAACAGTTCGGCCAGCCGATCGGCAGCTACCAGGGGGTGTCGTTCAAGCTGGCCGACATGGCCACGCAGATCCGCGCGGCCGAGCTGTTGACCCTGCACACCGCCTGGAAGATGGACCAGGGCAGCATGACCGACGGCGAGGCCGGCATGGCCAAGCTGTTCGCCAGTGAGGTGCTCGGGCGCGTGGCCGACGAAGCGGTGCAGATTTTCGGCGGCATGGGCCTGATGGACGAGGGGCCGGTGGAACGCATCTGGCGCAATGCGCGGATCGAGCGGATCTGGGAGGGCACTTCGGAGATCCAGCGCCACATCATTTCCCGCGAACTGCTGCGTCCGCTGTTGCGCTGA
- a CDS encoding adenosine-specific kinase: MQLISVTIDKPEATNFIFGQTHFIKSVEDIHEALVGAVPNIAFGLAFCEASGQCLVRWSGSDPAMIALAQKNAQAIAAGHSFILFLGDGFYPLNVLNTLKMVPEVCRIFCATANPTQVILAETAQGRAVLGVVDGFCAKGLEGDDDILWRKNLLRQIGYKQ, encoded by the coding sequence ATGCAACTGATCAGCGTGACAATCGACAAGCCGGAAGCCACCAACTTCATTTTCGGCCAGACCCACTTCATCAAGTCCGTCGAGGACATCCACGAAGCCCTGGTCGGCGCCGTGCCGAACATCGCCTTTGGCCTGGCCTTTTGCGAAGCCTCCGGCCAATGCCTGGTGCGCTGGTCCGGCAGCGATCCGGCGATGATCGCGCTGGCGCAAAAAAACGCCCAGGCCATCGCCGCCGGCCATAGCTTCATCCTGTTTCTCGGCGACGGTTTTTATCCGTTGAACGTGCTCAACACCCTGAAGATGGTGCCTGAGGTGTGCCGCATCTTCTGCGCGACCGCCAACCCGACCCAGGTGATTCTCGCTGAAACGGCACAGGGCCGGGCGGTGCTGGGGGTGGTGGATGGCTTCTGCGCCAAGGGCCTGGAAGGCGACGACGACATCCTGTGGCGCAAGAACCTGTTGCGGCAAATCGGCTACAAACAGTGA
- the thpR gene encoding RNA 2',3'-cyclic phosphodiesterase yields MNDESREPFKRLFFALPCTAAQRRAIAQWRGALGLRSGRPVAAENFHLTLMFLGSVAVAQVPRICAAAAGVRTSGEPLDVPLDRLEVWRRAGVLLLAPTQAPLELRQLVYALQEALLPLGLVDSPREFRPHLTLMRDYRAPVPESETPADFHLSARHFALFESHKGRYRPLAEWALAR; encoded by the coding sequence ATGAATGATGAGTCCCGCGAGCCGTTCAAGCGGCTGTTCTTCGCCTTGCCCTGCACAGCCGCCCAACGCCGGGCCATCGCCCAGTGGCGCGGCGCGCTTGGCCTCAGGAGTGGCCGGCCGGTGGCGGCGGAAAACTTTCATCTGACCCTGATGTTCCTGGGCTCGGTCGCGGTGGCGCAGGTTCCGCGGATCTGCGCCGCGGCGGCGGGCGTGCGCACCTCCGGTGAGCCGCTGGACGTTCCGCTCGACCGCCTGGAGGTCTGGCGCCGGGCCGGGGTCTTGTTGCTGGCGCCGACACAGGCGCCGCTGGAGTTGCGTCAGCTGGTGTATGCCTTGCAGGAAGCGCTGCTGCCGCTTGGGCTGGTCGATTCGCCTCGGGAGTTTCGTCCGCACTTGACCTTGATGCGCGACTATCGGGCGCCGGTGCCCGAGTCCGAGACCCCTGCGGATTTTCACCTGAGTGCCCGGCACTTCGCCCTGTTCGAATCCCATAAAGGCCGTTATCGGCCGCTGGCCGAGTGGGCGTTGGCGCGGTGA
- a CDS encoding DUF3303 domain-containing protein, with amino-acid sequence MLFIVSWSISPERRNSAIERFLKTGGAPPAGVSMLGRWHAVGGMTGFGIAQTDDLTLMQKWVLEWSDLLRMDVHPALTDEQAAPLLAAVIGRQ; translated from the coding sequence ATGTTATTCATTGTCAGCTGGTCAATCAGCCCCGAACGTCGCAACAGTGCGATCGAGCGATTTCTCAAGACCGGCGGGGCGCCACCCGCAGGGGTGAGCATGCTGGGGCGCTGGCATGCCGTCGGCGGCATGACGGGGTTTGGTATCGCGCAGACCGACGATCTCACGCTGATGCAGAAATGGGTGCTGGAGTGGAGCGACCTGCTCAGGATGGACGTGCACCCGGCGCTGACCGATGAACAGGCCGCGCCGTTGCTGGCGGCGGTGATCGGCAGGCAATAG